A segment of the Bacillus licheniformis DSM 13 = ATCC 14580 genome:
CGAAACTTCAAAGTAAAGCATCAGGCGAAGTCATCGGAAATGACCATTTTCCGTCGAGGCAAAAAGAAAAAACCGTTTAAATAAAAAAACTCCAGACATTCTGGAGTTTTTTATCTGTTTTTATAAAATGAAAACATATATGAAAGATGCTGAATAATGATCAGCATAAAGATGACGATAATCGGAAAAGACGGAATCCTGACTTGGAAAAACGGATAAAAGATCAATAAAAGCGCTGCGACCGGCATCGCCACATACAGCACGATATATGATGTTCTGCATGCTTTTGCGGTAATCATCTGCTCTCTTTCATCCTGCTCTTTAAATTCGTCGGGGACGAGCATAAAGCGCTGCTTGCGTGAACCGCTTTTTTTCTCCAAGTATGTGTAAATCGAAAGGACGAGCCCAAAGAGAAGGATGGGAATCAGATTAAACACAAAATGAAGCTCTGAATCGTTTGTTTTCAGGCTTTTGGCAATTTGTTCCGATGTGTGGAAAAAGGTTATAAACGTCCAGCATGCGAGTCCGAACAGAAGGATGTGAAAGAAAGTCCGTGTTATCATATTCATTCGTTTTTGTCCCCCTCTAGCCAAAATACGTCTTCCATTTTTAATTGAAATTCCTTGCAAATTTTCAAAGCCAAAAGAAGCGACGGTATGTAATTGCCTTTTTCAATGGCCGCAACCGTCTGCCTTGTAACCCCGATCGCCTTTGCAAGGGCTTCCTGTGAATACCCGTATCTTGCTCTCAATTCTCTTACCCTGTTGTTCATCCTACCACCTGCAATTCTTCGTTTATATAGTATATTTGACATATTGTTAAATAGATTTGACATAATGTTAACTTGTTTTTACAATGTAATCAATATCTTTTGATCTAGGATCGGCAGGTTTGTAACGGCAACATTTAAATTTATACATAAAAATAACAGAAATGGAATAGATAAAATAGAATCATCTCGTTTTTTTAAAAAAAGGACTTTGAGGGTATTTTGGCTTCTGGATTCCGGGAGAAGAAAGGGCTTATTATCCAGTTCTTTTTTCTCGAACTCCTTGTATGGCGCGAGATTTATAAAGAGAAAAAATAAGAGAAAAAGAAGGCGGGAAAATAAGACAAATAGATTATACAGGCTTCGTAAAATGGAAACGGGGCTTAAATTTTCTCATTCAAGCCGAAAAGGGTGGGACATTAGATTGAAAAACCAAGAGATCCTTAAATAAATAGTTGGAACGTAGTGTTTATGAAATAGGAAATTTCATAGATTTCAGTATGATTTTGGATATGTTACTCTTTGGTTACTTGATAGAAAGGAGGGGGAAAAATGACATACGCAGCACCTCAGGTTGACTATTCTGTCAATCCGTCGATCGAAGATCAGGCTTGGTTCTTGGTGTTTGTTGCAGTGCTTTTGGCACTTGGAGCAACTGTTGTTCTTGGCGCCGCTGTATGGTGTGTGGCTAACGGAAACGGCAGCTTCACGGGATCCGTCAAATGGGTCAGCGGTTTGCAGGTCAGCATCGAATGTAGGAAATAGCCATACTTAAGTATCTGTTCACAACAACAAGACATATTTGATGAGGCTTAACCGTCTGTGGGGGGCGGTTAAGCTTTTCCTGACATTAATCATACCCTGGAGGCATTATGTTTATAATAGATCATCTGTC
Coding sequences within it:
- a CDS encoding helix-turn-helix transcriptional regulator — protein: MNNRVRELRARYGYSQEALAKAIGVTRQTVAAIEKGNYIPSLLLALKICKEFQLKMEDVFWLEGDKNE